In Oreochromis aureus strain Israel breed Guangdong linkage group 6, ZZ_aureus, whole genome shotgun sequence, the genomic window CCTGCACATCCCAACCATAGAGTAGCTCGAATGGTGAGAAACCAGTGGAAGCCTGGGGAACTTCTCTGTATGCAAACAGCAGGAAGGGCAGCCACTGGTCCCAGTCTTTCCCAGTGTCTGACACAAACTTCTGCAGCATCCTCTTCAGAGTTTGGTTGAACCTCTCCACCAACCCATCTGTCTGTGGATGGTAGGGTGACGTCCTGATGGCAGAGATGCCTAGCTGGTTGTGGAAGAGCTGCATCAACCTAGAGGTAAAGTTAGTCCCTTGGTCTGTCAAAATCTCATCTGGTATCCCCACCCGGGAGAACAGCTGTACCAGTCGCAAGACAACATTGGGTGCCGTGACCGCACGCAGAGGGAAAGCTTCTGGGAAACGAGTCGCATAATCACACACCACCAAAATGTACTGATGACCCCGACTACTTTTTACCAGAGGACCCACAATGTCCATAGCTATTCTACGGAAGGGGGTGGAGATGACAGGCAGTGGCAGTAGCAGGGCCCTGTCAGACTTGCGGGCTGGACAAGTTTTCTGGCAAGTAGGGCAGGTACGGCAATATTTTTGTATGTCTGTGTACATTGACGGCCAAAAGAAACGTGAGCTAACTCGCATATAGGTTTTTTGGCGACCCAGATGACCTGCCCAGGGGAGGGTATGTGCTAGGTGCATAATGAGTGGTCTACAACTAGAAGGTATCACAAGCCGTTGGTGGTCACCGTCAACTGCATACAACACATTTTTGTCAACAATGAACTTCTCTTTCCCTCCCCATTTTCCAGTTCCCCCTTCAGTCACATtagcaaacaaaactttcaatGTTTCATCCTCCCTTTGCAACAAAGTGATATTTTCTGGTACATCCCATTTTATGCTCTTAGTGTCCGGCCCCTTTGACCATAGCTGCTTCTCAAAGCGGCGTTGGCGACGGGATTTTCTTAGCCCCTTAGCGCCACCCTCACACAGACTACTGTCAAAGTCTGGCAAGGGCTGACATCCCGCCTTCGCCTGGGCCCTAGTGACCACTGAGCCAGACACATTTAATTTagcattcccctcatcccccaCATCAGTCTCTTTCCactgttcttctttttcttgcagCAAGTCCATGAGTACAGGCAAGTCCATCCCCAGAATAACCTCTGCAGGCAAGTTCGGTACCACCCCAACTGACAACAGGTAGGGCTGTTCATTAATAGTCACTGTTACCTCCACTTTTGGGTAGGGATGTTTATCACCATGCACACATAAAACTTCTTCCTGTCTGCTATAGTCCACACTGTTCACTGGTACCAAACTATGCTTAATCAAAGACATAAAACTACCAGTGTCCAGCAAAGCAGTAGCCTGCTGACCATTTACCTTTACTTTTTTATAGCGTTGCACATCCACTGGCTGGACCCTTGTGGGCTCCATCTCCAGCCGGGGTGCATAGCAGGCACCAGTGACTTTAGCCTTCCGGATAGGGCATACCGAGGCTTTATGACCTGGCTGCTGGCAGTAGTAACAAAGAAAGTCCTTACCCGCTGCTCGTAAGTTTGATGCCCTGGGGTTTTCTGGTGGCTCTGGGTTGCTCTCCCTCTTCAGAAGACCCGATGATGGAAGTGGTGGTCGCTGTGGTGTCCCGGATGAGCGTGCAGGTGGGGCTCCTTTACGCGCATTGAAGTACTGTGACACCAGCTTAGCAGCGGTCAGTCCATCTGCTGGCTCATGCTCCCTCACCCAGGTCCTCACCTCCCCTGGAAGTACCCGGATTAACTGCTCCAAGATGATAGCTTCTCCCATCTCTTCTTTAGTATGCTGCTCTGGTCGAATCCAGCGCCGATAGAGGCCCTTCAGGCGATAGTAGGTCTCAGTGGGGCTCTCCCCAGGTGGAACTGTATTGGACCGGAACTTCTGCCGATACGTCTCAGGGGAAATGTCAAATTTGGTTAGCAACGCCGCTTTTAAACCTTCATAATGATGGGCTCTTTCTTCATCCATTGCAGTGTAGGCCTCCAACGCCTTCCCCGATAGCAGTGGAACCAGACGACAGGCCCATTCACTCTCTGGCCATCTCCAGGTTTTGGCAACCCGCTCAAAACGCAATAAATAGTTCTCAGTGTCTTCCCCCAACTGATAGGGTGGAATTTTTGGCCCAGCAGGTCGCATCCACTCTGAGGCTGGCGGGTCGAGTCTGTTGGTCACTGCTTGTGTCTGACGAGAGGGAACCTCCTCTGGAGAACCCTGGTATCCTCTTTGGTGTGCCGGTGTAGGCAGTACCATTCTGGGGCTGCTTGCGGTTTCAGTGCTTGGCGTGGCCGTTGCTGCTGTGGTGCTTGCTCCGGCTGGTGCTTGGGCTGGGCTTTCCCGACCAGTCCTCAGCCCCCTGAGTTCTGCCAAAAAGACCTCCTCTCTCCTTTGCTGTCCCGCCAGGAAGTCCCTCATCATCGCAATCAGCTCTCCATTTGGGTCCCGTGCTGTGGTCGAAGCTGTAGGCACTGCTGGACCAAACCTGCCAgaaacctcctcctcctccgctgAAGAAGACGACGCTGGCACTGTGTCCCATGCCAGCTCCTCTGCTGTCTTCTCCTCGGGAAGCTCATGCTGCTGGGACCGCAGCCCTGTGCGCTTAACTGGGAGGCGCGTTTTCCTCTTCCGACTAGccatcccacttctgacaccataTGTCGCGGGGTCCtctcttaaacaaacaaatgcagGCGTAGTCGGGAAGCATTCAGTGTGGATAGTTTATTCTGCCGGCCTCCCAGGTGCACAAAAGGTTATTTACAAGGAAAATAGAAAACTAACTTAattcaacacaaaacaaacatctataTACAAAACACAGTCTGCATGTTACCCTCTCTGTAACATCTCACCAACAACTCAGGTAGGCCCTGACAGCCTCTTTTATACCCCATTGCCCCTCCCACTAGGCATAATAGTCATCTCTTTATTATTTCGTTTCCCAAACATTCTTTTTCCCACAGCTTATTTCCTGCTGTATTCCTACAATACATTTATAtgtacatacagacatttatggcCAATTCCAGGCATCCTAcagtgtttcacaataaaaaaaaccaaaaaccaaaaataatgCGGTTCACGTGACCTTTCAAGTGCTTGAACCCACTATTTGAACCCCGAACACCATACCATCGGCTTGCATAACCACCCGTATAATCGGCGATCACAGCGAGTCTACGCGACCGGCTTTATTAAAGGTAAGCGGGGAAAATATGTTGGCCCCACGCTGCGCCGCTCAAAATATACCTCTCACCCCTTTTGTTTATCCGCCCGGTCGACAAAACGACGCGCAGCCACGGTAATGGTAGAAACTAATGGTGGTGGTGCGTGTATGCGCCCAGATCAGCTGTCTGCGGCCCGGGACGGTGTAACTCCGTCACATGCTCTAATGgggtcagtgttgggaaggttactttaaaaatgtattccactacagattacatgccccaaaatgtattttgtaatgtattccgttacattactcaatgagagtaacgtattctgaatactttggattacttaatatatgatcatgctttttacatctacatgaatgtactattaatgtgtgatttattactattactgaaggctactcgccataccaataccaactagatttttaaatcttaatataaaatgagtaataGTAGGGTGAACATTAGGTAAGGCTacactttttgcagtgatctcaCATAGaaaagtctaaggagcttgcaaagaaaagcgtctggacttctttaagttgcttgaagacgtttcacctctcatccgagaggcttcttcagttctagggtcaaatggtgaagagtcccagatttaagccctgtgggagtatccccccgaGATGGACAATGGaacccctaatgatcctctacctaatcacatgagccaaggtgtgaaaacgggtgtaggtcacaatcagccaaggttttgggtgagctcattgtgaaacctaaccccaccctatcatgtgatttcctgaggtcagatggcccaagatgtgagtgggtgttaaggcgtgtgggaagggatctcaaaactggattatagatggtaGACGGTGTCGTAAACCCCCGCcactgttcaaagatggtctctcacagtggacatgaatggcttcttttactccgctttcaaaccatctgtcttctctgtccaaaatgtgtacattggcatccttgaaatagtgacctttgtcctttagatgcagatggaccgctgagtcttgtcccgtggaggtggctcttctatgttgtgccatgcgtttatgaagtggctgtttggtctctccaatgtagagacacccagctgaactaaaatgatccatgtagcaaacaaaaactgttgtgagccgccaccctcatatcgcctttgggcttttggagccttgacctgacttttaaaaaaataattggaaaaaaagctctatgctgctgaaaaatgaaaaacagatatttgcaaaattctgcctaaatatgtattttacctggttaatgtgtgtggcggggcgtggtctgcagcgccgctgcagggaaggcggacgcacctgagcggcacccgcaatctaTGCTGATGTACTGgtatgtgtcgggctgtgagctgaaaagctacagccggctgtatgcgtacagcaaccgtgtgtgaaaagtgctcaataaagagatgctcaaaagcatgctcatggaaacatcgttgggtctgccgtggtatgtttacaatggaacttctgctcctgaacctctgcgcacagcgtctacaaatcggggctgtacgaagtcactttcatctttacgcaggactgtaagctgtcatctgtgaggcgtgagcggtgtttgtttttaacatagttcacggtggagaacagctgttGACATAATGTgtatccgaagatccataattggcttACCTgaggttgaaagtctcgataaatgcacggcgtttcggcaggtataccggcttccgcgagtgtgacgcttattttgagcgatcaaaaaataatagaatataattttatatttatatttcaatatcacaataatgttccaatttagaactacaagttataaaagaactaacataaataaaatacacttaagCTAATTTCTGAAAaaactaatttattttcccaaaccacgctgGAGCCGCACTAAAGGACTAAAgggccgcaggttgccgacccctgagtTAGAGAGACCATTACGCTGTTGGTCACCTTTCTGACCGAGAATCtcttgtttgaatttttttttttttcatttggctTGTCAGCCAACATAGGAGTCGTTGATTCAATActtcttcctttttctcccaTGATTGAAACCAGTGTGCTGCTAAGAATGTTCAAAGCTTTAGAAAAGATATATAAACCTTAACCTGTGGTTTCACAACTCAAAACGATGACAGCAGTCACAGAATTTCTCTCACCAATTTTAATAAACTCACCAATTATTCCAAGGATTTCCTTTTGCCACAGATGCCCAAACAAATTTTATATTTAACTGGTCATTTAATTACTGACCTTGAATTGCTTATACTGATGTAGCCAATGCTAAGGTAGCATTATGAGTGGcgattttgtctgtgtgtgagttaaTCCTACTGTCTTTCCAGTTTTAATATCTTAATATATTCCAAATGACTGAAGACAAACCCTTGAACGTTAGACCAGTTTTACCATCATTGTAAGTATGCGAGGTTTGGTTTCTCTTTCACTggattttatttttgagtaacTGTATGTGTAAATAGTTGGCCTATGTATTATAGACAATTCATATTGAAAAAATACTTATATAAGATCAGAATCTACAGTATATAGAGATTATATGGATTTCCAGGTCGATACTACATTTAAAAGATCAAAAGATAAGTAAAGGAAAATTGAAATGAGATTAATGAGATGCACAATGGCACCCTTATGCACCCTTCTGTCACATTGaatcattatttttaatgtaagtGGAATTGTAAACAGATATCATCACTTAAATACATTTTGACACCTGGATCACTTTTATGTTAGAAATCCATGACATTCACCACATGTTCAAAACACTTTATACTGTATATTTGTCACAGGAATTAGTTTCATCAGCTATCAGCTGCCATAAAGGGTAACCTTCAGCTTTTAATATTCTGCTCTTGTCTCTTCTTTGCAcgtttcttttttccccacatagGTTCTGATAGAGAGCACTGAAAATAACTAAAAGGCATCATAGACTGTTATGGACCTGCTCAATGTGACCTTTTCCCCCTGTTTCTTCTGTGACTTTCATTTTGCATTCTGATCTTGCTTTGTAAACCAGGGTTGAAATTCCTTTTGTACTTGTACTGTATGTTGTGCTCCAAAGCCCCTTAAAATATAAGCTGTTTTTACTCAGGTTTTAACATTCCAGCTTTTTAGTACAAAGTTCACACGATGTCCAGTTGTGCCCATAAGTAACTGTCCACAGAAATCACTGCGAAGTAGTGAGTAGATGTCCTGTACCTGCCTTCTGCATACCAAGGCAGCTGTCTCTCACTTGAAGCAAAGGGA contains:
- the LOC120440644 gene encoding uncharacterized protein LOC120440644; the encoded protein is MASRKRKTRLPVKRTGLRSQQHELPEEKTAEELAWDTVPASSSSAEEEEVSGRFGPAVPTASTTARDPNGELIAMMRDFLAGQQRREEVFLAELRGLRTGRESPAQAPAGASTTAATATPSTETASSPRMVLPTPAHQRGYQGSPEEVPSRQTQAVTNRLDPPASEWMRPAGPKIPPYQLGEDTENYLLRFERVAKTWRWPESEWACRLVPLLSGKALEAYTAMDEERAHHYEGLKAALLTKFDISPETYRQKFRSNTVPPGESPTETYYRLKGLYRRWIRPEQHTKEEMGEAIILEQLIRVLPGEVRTWVREHEPADGLTAAKLVSQYFNARKGAPPARSSGTPQRPPLPSSGLLKRESNPEPPENPRASNLRAAGKDFLCYYCQQPGHKASVCPIRKAKVTGACYAPRLEMEPTRVQPVDVQRYKKVKVNGQQATALLDTGSFMSLIKHSLVPVNSVDYSRQEEVLCVHGDKHPYPKVEVTVTINEQPYLLSVGVVPNLPAEVILGMDLPVLMDLLQEKEEQWKETDVGDEGNAKLNVSGSVVTRAQAKAGCQPLPDFDSSLCEGGAKGLRKSRRQRRFEKQLWSKGPDTKSIKWDVPENITLLQREDETLKVLFANVTEGGTGKWGGKEKFIVDKNVLYAVDGDHQRLVIPSSCRPLIMHLAHTLPWAGHLGRQKTYMRVSSRFFWPSMYTDIQKYCRTCPTCQKTCPARKSDRALLLPLPVISTPFRRIAMDIVGPLVKSSRGHQYILVVCDYATRFPEAFPLRAVTAPNVVLRLVQLFSRVGIPDEILTDQGTNFTSRLMQLFHNQLGISAIRTSPYHPQTDGLVERFNQTLKRMLQKFVSDTGKDWDQWLPFLLFAYREVPQASTGFSPFELLYGWDVQGPLDLLRKGWESPASASNDKGVVQFVLEMRERLGRYHEEAKVNLRDAQRSQKTWYDQQARQREFQPGQKVLLLLPSANSKLLAKW